The sequence below is a genomic window from Draconibacterium halophilum.
TTTTGAATAAATGCCTGATCCAATTCTTTTGAGTCTTTGTATTGTACTCTAATATCCTTTAATTGTTTTGTTATTGCGGTAACTACATCAGCGTAATCCGGATCGTCATATACATTATTCAGCTCCAGCGGATCTTTTTTGCGGTCGTACAATTCCCACTCGTCAATATCGTAGTAAAAATGGGCAAGTTTAAATTCGGTAGTAACAATTCCGTAATGGCGTTTTACCATGTGAAAACCCGGATATTCGTAATAATGGTAATAAACCGCATCGCGGGTCCAGGCTGCAGTGTCGCCAACTAACAGCGGCATCAGGCTTTCGCCTTGCATATCTTGCGGTACTTCAATACCGGCAGCTTCCAGAAAAGTTTGTGCAAAATCGAGGTTCTGTACCATTTTATTCGAAATCGATCCGGGAGTAATTTTGCCGGGCCATTTTACTAAAAGTGGTGTTTTGAACGATTCGTTATAAATAAAACGCTTGTCGAACCAGCCGTGCTCGCCAAGGTAAAATCCCTGGTCGGAAGTATAAACAATGATAGTATTCTCATCCAAGCTCTGTTCTTTCAAATGATCGAGCAAGCGGCCAACATTTTCATCAACCGATGCAATACATCCCAGGTAATCCTGCATGTAACGTTGGTATTTCCAACGCATAAAAGCCGAATCGTTCATTGTTGGGTACATTTGAGCAAACTCCTTGTTTATCGGGCCGTAAACGGCATCCCACTTTGCTTTTTGTTCGTCGGTAAAACGAGCATATTTACTTTTAAAAACGTTAAATCCCCATTCCGACATTTCCTCAACACCCAGCTCTTTTGCCAGCTCCGGATAAATTTTGTTATCAGCCGAAACTGTCATGTGTTTTAACAGGTTCATTTCGGCTTCTTTTGCTGCTGTTCCTCTACCTTTGTAATCATCGAACAAAGTTTCCGGTTCCGGGAAGGTCTTTTTGGTAAATTCCTTATAATGACGTTCAGCAGGATACCATTCGCGATGCGGAGCCTTGTGTAAATACATCATCAAAAAAGGTTTGTTTTCCTTTCTTCGGTTATCCATCCAATCGATGGCGAGGTTGGTAATCACATCGGTAACATAACCCTGAATGGTTGTATCTCCATTATTGGTTATAAAATCAGGATTATAATAATCACCCTGACCGGGAAGGATTTTAAACTCATCAAACCCTTTGGGATTGTTCCCGAAATGCAGCTTACCAAACATGGCTGTTTGATAACCGGCATTGTGAAATAGCTGCGGGAAAGTAACATTCGTTGTATCAAATGGAAAGTTATTATCGATCTTTCCATGAATGTGCGTGTGTTTACCGGTTAAAATTGTTGCCCGCGACGGAGCACAAATCGAGTTGGAAACACAGGCATTGGTAAACAGCATTCCTTCGTCGGCAATCCTATTGATATTTGGCGTTTGGATCAATTTATCGTCGTAAGCACTAATGGCCTGGTAGGCATGGTCGTCACTCATTATAAAAATAATATTTGGCCGTTGCGGTTCACTTTGCTTTTGCGAGCATGCCCCCATTAGTAGAACAGATGCAAAAAGAGCTAAGACGAAGAAAGTTCTCATTTAAGTTGTTTTAGTTTTTTATTTCAAGGTAAATTTTGATGCCAGCGAGGCGTTTGAATCACCTCCAACATAAATTTCAAATT
It includes:
- a CDS encoding sulfatase family protein, translating into MRTFFVLALFASVLLMGACSQKQSEPQRPNIIFIMSDDHAYQAISAYDDKLIQTPNINRIADEGMLFTNACVSNSICAPSRATILTGKHTHIHGKIDNNFPFDTTNVTFPQLFHNAGYQTAMFGKLHFGNNPKGFDEFKILPGQGDYYNPDFITNNGDTTIQGYVTDVITNLAIDWMDNRRKENKPFLMMYLHKAPHREWYPAERHYKEFTKKTFPEPETLFDDYKGRGTAAKEAEMNLLKHMTVSADNKIYPELAKELGVEEMSEWGFNVFKSKYARFTDEQKAKWDAVYGPINKEFAQMYPTMNDSAFMRWKYQRYMQDYLGCIASVDENVGRLLDHLKEQSLDENTIIVYTSDQGFYLGEHGWFDKRFIYNESFKTPLLVKWPGKITPGSISNKMVQNLDFAQTFLEAAGIEVPQDMQGESLMPLLVGDTAAWTRDAVYYHYYEYPGFHMVKRHYGIVTTEFKLAHFYYDIDEWELYDRKKDPLELNNVYDDPDYADVVTAITKQLKDIRVQYKDSKELDQAFIQKYKDRGLIK